Proteins encoded within one genomic window of Nordella sp. HKS 07:
- a CDS encoding hydantoinase B/oxoprolinase family protein yields the protein MSKQALAAIRTQVMWNRLIAVVEEQAQSLLRTAFGTITREAGDLSAGVYDTKGRMLAQAMTGTPGHVNTMATAVEHFFQWYPVKDMKPGDVFITNDPWLGTGHLFDYVVMTPVFLGRKPVAIFASTCHVIDVGGVGMSARAFSSFEEGTLIPHLKLRKAGEINEELLSIILANSRNPIEVRGDLLSLVSANDTGARRLIDMMTEFGLRDIDRLAEHILTQSEKATREAIRALPQGQWSYEMPLDGYEAPILIRSKLTVKGGNITIDFTGSSPASIRGINSPRTYTHAYSVFGLKAVIAPHVPNNIGALSCFDLVTEAGTCVDPIRPSPVTARHVIGQMLADATFGCLAQALPGKVQAESAGSIWILSLSSAHEQVPAKETAGAQRFQVTNVGLGGIGGRPGKDGLSTTAFPSGIGAIPAEITEAQCPLYFKRKQYLPDSGGAGEYRGGLGQVIEIANREKAPFIISAATFDRIHNPAQGREGGSPGRKGSASLGSGPRLKDKGNHVVPAGDSLVVELPGGGGFGRPQARSDAAIKADIAAGLVSEAAAEQDYGFAS from the coding sequence ATGTCCAAACAGGCCCTCGCCGCGATCCGCACGCAAGTGATGTGGAACCGGCTCATCGCGGTGGTCGAGGAGCAGGCGCAGTCGCTGTTGCGCACCGCATTCGGCACCATCACGCGCGAGGCGGGCGACCTCTCCGCCGGCGTCTATGACACCAAGGGCCGCATGCTGGCCCAGGCGATGACCGGCACGCCCGGCCATGTGAACACCATGGCGACGGCGGTCGAGCATTTCTTCCAATGGTACCCGGTCAAGGACATGAAGCCGGGCGATGTGTTCATCACCAACGATCCGTGGCTCGGCACCGGCCATCTCTTCGACTATGTGGTGATGACGCCGGTTTTTCTCGGCAGGAAGCCGGTGGCGATCTTCGCTTCGACCTGCCATGTCATCGATGTCGGCGGCGTCGGCATGTCGGCCAGGGCCTTTTCCTCCTTCGAGGAGGGGACCCTCATCCCGCATCTCAAATTGCGCAAGGCGGGCGAGATCAATGAGGAGCTGCTCTCCATCATCCTCGCCAATTCGCGCAACCCGATCGAGGTCCGGGGCGATCTCCTGTCGCTGGTCAGCGCCAATGACACGGGCGCCCGCCGCCTCATCGACATGATGACGGAATTCGGCCTGAGGGACATCGACAGGCTCGCCGAGCACATCCTGACGCAATCGGAGAAGGCGACGCGCGAGGCGATCCGGGCGCTGCCGCAAGGCCAGTGGTCCTATGAGATGCCGCTCGACGGCTATGAGGCGCCGATCCTGATCAGGTCGAAGCTCACCGTCAAAGGCGGCAATATCACCATCGACTTCACCGGCTCGTCGCCCGCGTCGATCCGCGGCATTAACAGCCCGCGCACTTATACGCATGCCTATTCGGTGTTCGGGCTTAAGGCAGTGATCGCGCCGCATGTTCCGAACAATATCGGCGCGCTCTCCTGCTTCGATCTCGTCACCGAGGCCGGCACCTGCGTCGATCCGATCCGGCCGAGCCCGGTCACGGCGCGCCATGTCATCGGCCAGATGCTGGCCGATGCGACCTTCGGCTGCCTGGCGCAGGCGCTGCCCGGCAAGGTGCAGGCGGAAAGTGCCGGCAGCATCTGGATCCTGTCGCTGTCGAGCGCGCATGAGCAGGTGCCGGCGAAGGAGACGGCCGGGGCACAGCGCTTCCAGGTGACGAATGTGGGCTTGGGCGGCATTGGCGGCAGGCCCGGCAAGGACGGGCTGTCGACCACGGCGTTTCCCTCCGGCATCGGCGCCATACCGGCGGAGATCACCGAGGCGCAATGCCCGCTCTATTTCAAGCGCAAGCAGTATCTGCCCGATTCAGGCGGGGCCGGCGAATATCGGGGCGGCCTCGGCCAGGTGATCGAGATCGCCAATCGCGAAAAGGCGCCCTTCATCATCTCGGCGGCGACCTTCGACCGCATCCACAATCCGGCGCAGGGCCGTGAGGGCGGCAGCCCGGGGCGCAAGGGGAGCGCCTCTCTGGGCAGCGGGCCTCGGCTCAAGGACAAGGGCAATCACGTGGTGCCGGCGGGCGACAGCCTGGTCGTCGAATTGCCGGGCGGCGGCGGCTTCGGCCGGCCGCAGGCGAGGAGCGACGCCGCGATCAAGGCGGATATCGCGGCCGGCCTGGTGAGCGAGGCGGCAGCCGAGCAGGACTATGGATTTGCCTCATGA
- a CDS encoding hydantoinase/oxoprolinase family protein, translated as MAAKQDIRLAADIGGTFTDIVLEIPGRRHSCKVLTTTSAPELGVLEGIDIVLAEAKLDPGEVDVFIHGTTLATNALIERKGAKTAFITTEGFRDVLETGYEKRFDHYDLMIDRPAPLVPRTRRYTLSERLAANGDVLVPLDESAIPALVEQLHADQVSAIAIGFLHAYAHDAHEKRVRDLLAPHFGDDVTICLSSEVTPEIREYERFSTTCANAYVRPLMAGYLMRLRDELSRRGLKAPLFLMMSGGGLTTLETAARFPIRLVESGPAGGAILASTIARQLGLDEVLSFDMGGTTAKICLLSDGEPERARKFEIARAYRDMKGSGLPVRIPVIEMVEIGAGGGSIARVDRLGRITVGPDSAGSTPGPVCYGRGGTEPAVTDANVALGKIDPAYFAGGKMALDEEGAKAALQKAIGDPLKLDGIWPAAGVTEIVEENMANAARVHAIERGKDIGACTMIAFGGAAPLHACPLAEKLGVERIIVPSGAGVGSAIGFLQAPIAYEITRSAALNLASFDAAKANALLKAMERDARRVVEPAVGKEKLRVIRIADFRYVGQGHEIRVALPDGPLKATDGPKLRQAFEKLYKVLYGLIIPNMEIEAVTWSVTVSSTPPKVKRAGKPRAATAPKPRKQRQVYDQALGRTVAMPVYWRFDMKPGSRIKGPAIIAENETSTLVGARFQAHLDSLGYIVLEKVKGGR; from the coding sequence ATGGCCGCAAAACAAGATATTCGACTTGCCGCCGATATCGGGGGCACATTCACCGACATCGTCCTGGAAATACCAGGCCGCCGCCACAGCTGCAAAGTGCTGACGACGACCTCAGCACCCGAGCTCGGCGTGCTGGAGGGCATCGACATCGTTCTCGCCGAGGCGAAGCTCGATCCCGGTGAGGTCGACGTCTTCATCCATGGCACGACGCTCGCCACCAATGCGCTGATCGAGCGCAAAGGGGCTAAGACCGCCTTCATCACGACCGAAGGTTTTCGCGACGTGCTGGAGACCGGCTATGAGAAGCGCTTCGATCACTACGACCTGATGATCGACCGGCCGGCGCCGCTGGTGCCGCGCACGCGGCGCTACACGCTCAGCGAGCGGCTCGCCGCCAATGGCGATGTGCTGGTGCCGCTCGACGAGAGCGCCATCCCGGCGCTGGTCGAACAATTGCATGCCGACCAGGTCTCCGCCATCGCCATCGGCTTTCTCCACGCCTATGCGCATGACGCGCATGAGAAGCGCGTGCGCGATCTGCTGGCACCGCATTTCGGCGATGACGTCACCATTTGCCTGTCGAGCGAGGTGACGCCGGAGATCCGCGAATATGAGCGCTTCTCGACCACCTGCGCCAATGCCTATGTACGCCCCCTGATGGCGGGCTATCTCATGCGCCTGCGCGATGAGCTGTCACGGCGCGGGCTCAAGGCGCCGCTTTTCCTCATGATGTCGGGCGGCGGCCTCACCACGCTCGAGACCGCGGCGCGCTTCCCCATCCGCCTTGTCGAGTCAGGACCGGCAGGCGGCGCCATCCTCGCCAGCACCATCGCGCGGCAATTGGGACTCGATGAGGTGCTCTCCTTCGATATGGGCGGGACCACCGCCAAGATCTGCCTGCTCTCCGACGGCGAGCCGGAACGGGCGCGCAAATTCGAGATCGCGCGCGCCTATCGCGACATGAAGGGCTCAGGCCTGCCGGTGCGCATCCCGGTCATCGAGATGGTCGAGATCGGCGCCGGTGGCGGCTCGATCGCGCGCGTCGACAGGCTGGGGCGCATCACGGTCGGGCCCGACAGCGCCGGCTCGACGCCGGGACCCGTCTGCTATGGCCGCGGCGGAACCGAGCCCGCGGTAACCGACGCCAATGTGGCGCTCGGCAAGATCGATCCCGCTTACTTCGCCGGCGGCAAGATGGCGCTCGACGAGGAGGGCGCCAAGGCCGCGCTGCAGAAGGCGATCGGCGATCCGCTCAAGCTCGACGGCATCTGGCCGGCGGCGGGCGTCACCGAGATCGTCGAGGAGAACATGGCCAATGCGGCGCGCGTCCACGCCATCGAGCGCGGCAAGGATATCGGCGCCTGCACCATGATCGCCTTCGGCGGTGCGGCACCTCTGCATGCCTGTCCGCTCGCCGAAAAACTCGGTGTTGAGCGCATTATCGTGCCGAGCGGCGCCGGCGTCGGCTCGGCGATCGGCTTCCTGCAGGCGCCGATCGCCTATGAGATCACCCGCAGCGCGGCACTCAATCTCGCGAGCTTCGATGCGGCGAAAGCCAATGCGCTCTTGAAAGCGATGGAGCGCGATGCGCGCCGGGTGGTCGAGCCCGCCGTCGGCAAAGAGAAACTGCGCGTCATCCGCATCGCCGATTTCCGCTATGTCGGGCAGGGCCATGAGATCCGCGTCGCGCTGCCCGACGGTCCGCTCAAGGCGACCGACGGGCCGAAGCTGCGCCAGGCCTTCGAGAAACTCTACAAGGTCCTGTACGGCCTCATCATCCCCAATATGGAGATCGAGGCGGTGACCTGGTCGGTGACCGTCTCCTCGACGCCGCCCAAGGTGAAGCGCGCCGGCAAACCGCGCGCCGCCACCGCGCCGAAGCCCCGCAAGCAGCGTCAGGTCTATGACCAGGCGCTCGGCAGGACGGTCGCGATGCCGGTCTATTGGCGTTTCGACATGAAGCCCGGCTCGCGCATCAAGGGACCGGCGATCATCGCCGAGAACGAGACCTCGACGCTGGTCGGTGCGCGTTTCCAGGCTCACCTCGACAGCCTCGGCTATATCGTCCTCGAAAAAGTGAAGGGAGGCCGCTGA
- a CDS encoding kynureninase, with product MLAKSLTLKHAQALDAADPLAGIADLFESKAGTIFMDANSIGPMPKTVRRQAEGLLDDWVNLRRRGWSNRDWLDMPSKLGDAIAPVIGAGPGDVVVCDSTTINQFKAVSHCLGVNAGRSVILSQNGNFPTDVHVLQALVEASGGHLSLRFVDSEEEAVAALDETVAVAALSHVDYRSGERWDMKRVTQAAHAKGALTVWDTSHSAGAVPVDLKGSRTDMAVGCGYKYLCTGPGGPAYIYARKDIADAVWPRLAGWMGHADVFGFTRDFVPHPGVKRFIAGTPAVAANELAKPILDIWPKIDPKKLWTKHKSLTDLLIALLDQECAPLGIEVTSPRDHGRRGGNVSFRSPGAGSVVEALIDQGVVSSFRKPDAIRFGVSPLVISHVDIHEAVMRLKRILAENIWQEPKYKKVSV from the coding sequence ATGCTCGCTAAATCGCTCACTTTGAAGCATGCCCAGGCCCTCGATGCCGCCGATCCCTTGGCGGGAATCGCGGATCTTTTCGAAAGCAAGGCCGGCACCATCTTCATGGACGCCAATTCGATCGGGCCGATGCCGAAGACGGTGCGCCGGCAGGCGGAAGGCCTTCTCGATGACTGGGTCAATCTGCGCCGGCGCGGCTGGAGCAACCGCGACTGGCTCGACATGCCCTCGAAGCTCGGCGATGCCATAGCCCCGGTGATCGGCGCCGGTCCCGGCGATGTCGTCGTGTGCGATTCGACGACCATCAACCAGTTCAAGGCGGTGAGCCACTGCCTCGGCGTAAATGCCGGGCGTTCGGTCATCCTGAGCCAGAATGGCAATTTTCCGACCGATGTGCATGTTCTCCAGGCTCTGGTCGAGGCCTCGGGCGGCCACCTCTCCTTGCGCTTCGTCGACAGCGAGGAAGAGGCTGTGGCGGCGCTCGACGAGACGGTCGCGGTCGCGGCCTTGAGCCATGTCGATTACCGCTCGGGCGAGCGCTGGGACATGAAGCGGGTAACGCAAGCCGCCCACGCCAAGGGCGCCCTCACCGTATGGGACACCTCGCATTCGGCGGGCGCCGTTCCGGTCGATCTGAAGGGCAGTCGCACCGACATGGCGGTGGGCTGCGGCTATAAATACCTCTGCACCGGCCCCGGCGGTCCCGCTTACATCTATGCCCGCAAGGACATCGCCGACGCCGTCTGGCCACGGCTTGCCGGCTGGATGGGCCACGCCGATGTCTTCGGCTTCACCCGCGATTTCGTGCCGCATCCGGGCGTCAAGCGCTTCATCGCCGGAACACCCGCGGTCGCCGCCAATGAGCTGGCAAAACCTATTCTCGATATCTGGCCGAAGATCGATCCCAAGAAGCTCTGGACCAAGCACAAATCGCTCACCGACCTCCTCATCGCTTTGCTCGATCAGGAATGCGCGCCGCTGGGAATCGAGGTCACCTCGCCGCGCGATCACGGCCGTCGCGGCGGCAATGTCTCCTTCCGTTCGCCGGGTGCAGGTTCGGTCGTCGAGGCCTTGATCGACCAGGGCGTCGTCTCCTCCTTCCGCAAGCCCGACGCCATCCGCTTCGGCGTCAGCCCGCTCGTCATCTCGCATGTCGACATTCACGAAGCGGTCATGCGCCTGAAGCGCATACTGGCCGAGAACATCTGGCAAGAGCCCAAATACAAGAAAGTTTCCGTGTGA
- a CDS encoding LLM class flavin-dependent oxidoreductase — protein sequence MSAHPIYGPNPFKLGIFSANADGGLTLTTVPERWQARWSDITRLCRMADDAGFEFFLPIARWKGFGGTTNSREHSFETFTFASALAAVTTKIGIFSTIHVPMIHPVYAAKALATVDHVSNGRAGLNVVAGWNPDEFAMFGIHAEAERYAQALEWYQVISRIYLEDRPFDFAGKYYQLKNVSGKPKPVQRPRPVIFNAAFGPPGRDFAAQASDFLLTTFSEIDAGKSHIVDITARAEKLNHSLGVVATSHVVCRASQDEAEAYYERYAVSEADKGAVDYHMTQKQKFAGSHDEATFRLHAKRFAGGAGTYPLIGTPRKIVDEMIRMKDAGFAGTTVSFVNYLDELPYFTKEVLPLMGEAGLRVK from the coding sequence GTGAGCGCCCACCCCATCTACGGCCCCAATCCCTTCAAGCTCGGCATCTTCTCGGCGAATGCCGATGGTGGCCTCACTCTGACCACGGTGCCGGAGCGCTGGCAGGCGCGCTGGAGCGACATCACCAGGCTCTGCCGCATGGCGGACGATGCCGGCTTCGAGTTCTTCCTGCCCATCGCGCGCTGGAAGGGTTTCGGCGGCACCACCAATTCGCGCGAGCATTCCTTCGAGACCTTCACTTTTGCATCGGCCTTGGCCGCGGTCACGACGAAGATCGGCATCTTCTCGACCATCCATGTGCCGATGATCCATCCCGTCTATGCGGCCAAGGCGTTAGCGACTGTCGACCATGTGAGCAACGGCCGCGCCGGTCTCAATGTCGTGGCGGGCTGGAATCCGGACGAGTTCGCCATGTTCGGCATCCATGCCGAGGCCGAGCGTTATGCCCAGGCGCTCGAATGGTACCAGGTGATCAGCCGGATCTATCTCGAAGACAGGCCCTTCGATTTCGCTGGCAAGTATTATCAGTTGAAGAATGTCTCCGGAAAACCAAAGCCGGTGCAGCGCCCGCGCCCCGTCATTTTCAACGCGGCCTTCGGGCCGCCGGGTCGTGATTTCGCCGCTCAGGCGAGCGACTTTCTGCTCACCACCTTTTCCGAGATCGACGCCGGCAAGAGCCATATCGTCGACATCACGGCGAGAGCCGAGAAGCTCAATCACAGCCTCGGCGTCGTCGCGACCAGCCACGTCGTCTGCCGCGCCTCGCAGGACGAAGCCGAGGCCTATTACGAGCGCTACGCGGTCAGCGAGGCCGACAAGGGGGCTGTCGACTACCACATGACGCAGAAGCAGAAATTCGCGGGCTCACATGACGAGGCGACGTTCCGCCTGCATGCCAAGCGCTTCGCCGGCGGTGCGGGCACCTATCCGCTCATCGGCACGCCGCGCAAGATCGTCGACGAGATGATCCGCATGAAGGACGCGGGCTTTGCCGGCACGACGGTCTCTTTCGTGAATTACCTCGACGAGCTGCCCTATTTCACCAAGGAAGTCCTGCCCCTGATGGGCGAGGCCGGGCTCAGGGTGAAGTGA
- a CDS encoding anti-sigma factor, giving the protein MSEVLRIGCPEWRVLLHGFVDGELAAPHASRFQDHLAACPGCRAEMDEVRAARKVIHQEGVKWRPPEALRAQVLSMLAFEESAAASHPPQRPQPQKSAWRRALDLFKQWSFLPAAAALAASLFLFAITPSQTLVLQDEILASHIRSMMADHLTDVPTSDQHTVKPWFNGKIDFSPPVMDLVKDGFPLVGGRVDYLGGRAVAALVYHRNRHVINLFIWPANSTAQTAAVHDGYNMEQWSDGGLVFWAISDVAPGELVRFRDVFRSASKG; this is encoded by the coding sequence ATGAGCGAGGTGCTGCGAATAGGCTGCCCGGAATGGCGCGTGCTGCTGCATGGTTTTGTCGACGGCGAGCTCGCCGCTCCGCATGCATCGCGGTTTCAGGATCATCTTGCTGCCTGCCCGGGCTGCCGGGCGGAGATGGATGAGGTGCGGGCCGCGAGGAAGGTCATTCATCAGGAAGGGGTGAAATGGCGCCCGCCCGAGGCATTGCGGGCACAGGTTCTTTCGATGCTGGCCTTCGAGGAGAGCGCGGCCGCATCACACCCGCCGCAGCGGCCGCAGCCGCAGAAATCCGCCTGGCGGCGTGCGCTCGATCTCTTCAAGCAGTGGAGCTTCCTGCCCGCGGCTGCCGCGCTTGCGGCAAGCCTTTTCCTCTTTGCGATCACGCCGTCCCAGACGCTCGTTCTGCAGGACGAGATTCTGGCGAGCCATATCCGCTCGATGATGGCCGATCACCTGACCGATGTGCCGACCTCCGACCAACATACGGTCAAGCCGTGGTTCAACGGCAAGATCGATTTTTCTCCGCCGGTGATGGATCTCGTGAAGGATGGTTTCCCGCTGGTCGGGGGGCGTGTCGACTATCTCGGCGGGCGCGCGGTCGCAGCGCTTGTCTATCACCGCAATCGCCATGTCATCAATCTCTTCATCTGGCCGGCGAACTCGACGGCGCAGACAGCGGCCGTGCATGACGGTTACAATATGGAGCAGTGGTCCGATGGCGGGCTGGTCTTCTGGGCGATCTCGGACGTGGCACCTGGCGAGCTCGTCAGGTTCAGGGACGTCTTTCGCAGCGCGTCGAAGGGCTGA
- a CDS encoding sigma-70 family RNA polymerase sigma factor, with product MMTRARIAHSIGANDWLFPPIWQRLPRQTRPSFSKRLFEGAVLLFHLMAAAKEDSQQAAAGAVARSELTQRFHDVIVPHLDAAYNFARFLSRDADASQDIVQEAFLRAYRSFDTYQGGDPRAWLFAIVRNCCHVWRQTDRRKARFEQHMGDGGGSDADDAGDYEIASEEDTPETATIRRREQERVRAVIGGLPEPMREILVLRELEDLSYREIAEIIEAPIGTVMSRLARARREFGEAWGACSQSEVAR from the coding sequence ATGATGACACGAGCTCGGATCGCACATTCCATCGGTGCCAATGATTGGCTGTTCCCGCCAATCTGGCAGAGACTCCCGCGCCAAACGCGACCGTCCTTTTCGAAGAGGCTTTTCGAAGGTGCAGTGCTGCTGTTCCATCTGATGGCCGCGGCGAAGGAGGACAGTCAGCAAGCCGCCGCCGGGGCTGTGGCGCGCAGTGAGCTGACGCAGCGTTTTCACGACGTGATCGTTCCGCATCTCGATGCGGCCTATAATTTCGCCCGCTTTCTCAGCCGCGATGCGGATGCTTCCCAGGATATCGTGCAGGAGGCGTTCCTGCGCGCCTATCGCAGTTTCGACACCTACCAGGGCGGCGATCCCCGCGCCTGGCTCTTTGCCATCGTGCGAAACTGCTGCCATGTCTGGCGCCAGACCGATCGCCGCAAGGCCCGTTTCGAGCAGCATATGGGCGATGGCGGCGGCAGCGATGCCGATGACGCGGGAGACTATGAGATCGCCTCTGAGGAGGACACGCCCGAGACGGCGACCATACGCCGACGCGAGCAGGAACGCGTACGCGCCGTCATCGGCGGGTTGCCCGAGCCGATGCGGGAGATCCTGGTGCTGCGCGAGCTGGAGGACCTTTCCTACAGGGAGATCGCCGAGATTATCGAGGCGCCGATCGGCACGGTCATGTCGCGGCTAGCCAGGGCGCGGCGCGAATTCGGCGAAGCCTGGGGCGCATGCAGCCAGAGCGAGGTGGCACGATGA